Proteins from a genomic interval of Siniperca chuatsi isolate FFG_IHB_CAS linkage group LG10, ASM2008510v1, whole genome shotgun sequence:
- the pdyn gene encoding proenkephalin-B, giving the protein MEWYVLVLMLSLPPSIHADCSSQCQKCAQQMLSPDAAFSSLACSADCEGQLESCGPAPGLADFSQDEAAAEEESQQADLVKRYGGFIKRIDKNKNKVFSSPWRDNHIVKAGALPKKYEDLLKRLEERDVDADDAPEDQMLHSYVKRYGGFLRKFGPKSKRSSSESQEPEELQKRYGGFMRRIRPKLNNLNWDKRYGGFLRRHFKVSVRSVEEPYYSYDALSL; this is encoded by the exons ATGGAGTGGTATGTCCTGGTGCTGATGCTGAGCTTGCCGCCCTCCATCCACGCAGATTGCTCTTCACAGTGTCAGAAATGCGCGCAGCAGATGCTCAGCCCCGACGCCGCCTTCAGCAGCCTG GCGTGCAGCGCGGACTGTGAGGGGCAGCTGGAGAGCTGCGGTCCGGCTCCGGGGCTGGCGGACTTCAGCCAGGATGAGGCCGCAGCGGAGGAGGAGAGCCAGCAGGCGGACCTGGTCAAGCGCTACGGCGGCTTCATCAAGAGGATCgacaagaacaagaacaaagtCTTCAGCTCTCCGTGGCGCGACAATCACATCGTGAAGGCCGGGGCGCTGCCCAAGAAATACGAGGACTTGCTGAAGAggctggaggagagagatgtAGACGCAGACGACGCTCCGGAGGACCAGATGCTCCACAGTTACGTCAAACGTTACGGCGGCTTTTTACGCAAATTCGGCCCCAAGTCGAAGAGGAGTAGCTCCGAGAGCCAGGAGCCCGAGGAGCTGCAGAAGCGCTACGGAGGCTTCATGAGGAGGATCCGACCGAAGCTGAACAACCTGAACTGGGACAAGCGGTACGGAGGCTTCCTGCGCCGCCACTTCAAAGTGTCTGTGCGCTCGGTGGAGGAGCCGTATTACTCCTACGATGCCTTGAGCCTATAG